Proteins encoded in a region of the Stieleria neptunia genome:
- a CDS encoding sulfatase family protein, giving the protein MHHLFLFRRLGAVAILLAFAAGALGNDRPNILLITADDLGLQLSCYGDTVANTPNIDRLADQSVRFQTAYVSQASCSPSRSSMFTGLYPHGNGQYGLLNANLGFRVHEPLVDALLPNVLKGHGYRTGIIGKLHVGPEKAFAFDMRHGEGFGGRDVRLQIDFAREFLTQSGDEPWFLMFNLFDPHVARQRLPDGRRGPQFFPDSVKGLPTKVLGPDDVAAWPWQRIDTPEQRQKIAGYYNCVHRIDAAIGMLESVLQQTGNWDNTLIVFLGDHGPPFTRGKTSCYESGLRVPFLVRWPGVSQPHASDRLVSSVDIYPTIMDAAGIELPSPMHGRSLRGVLKTQNEPSDWRSTLVGEFHFHGATPFFPRRAITDGRYKLIHNLRASETTASESVDGDRAYAEAQTLPEDHPAREAMQRLKHPPEWELYDLETDPVEFQIRAGDAELANIQSRLQLALQQWQEQTEDPFVDAEFRKSIEERYKPSP; this is encoded by the coding sequence ATGCATCACCTGTTCCTGTTTCGCCGACTCGGCGCGGTCGCCATTTTGTTGGCCTTCGCGGCTGGGGCCTTGGGAAATGATCGGCCGAACATTTTATTGATCACGGCGGATGACCTGGGACTGCAACTTTCTTGTTACGGTGACACCGTCGCCAATACCCCAAACATCGATCGTCTGGCCGACCAGTCGGTACGCTTTCAAACCGCTTACGTCAGCCAGGCCTCGTGCAGCCCCTCGCGCTCGTCGATGTTCACCGGACTTTATCCGCACGGGAACGGACAATACGGGTTGCTGAACGCCAACCTCGGCTTTCGCGTTCACGAACCACTCGTCGATGCATTGTTGCCCAACGTCCTCAAGGGCCATGGCTATCGGACCGGCATCATCGGCAAACTGCACGTCGGCCCTGAAAAAGCATTCGCCTTTGACATGCGACACGGCGAAGGGTTCGGCGGCCGAGACGTCCGGCTGCAAATCGATTTCGCACGCGAGTTTCTGACACAGTCCGGCGACGAACCCTGGTTCTTGATGTTCAACCTGTTCGATCCGCACGTGGCGCGACAGCGGTTGCCCGACGGCCGCCGCGGACCGCAGTTCTTTCCCGACTCGGTCAAGGGATTGCCGACGAAGGTGCTCGGCCCCGATGACGTCGCGGCTTGGCCGTGGCAACGGATCGACACGCCGGAGCAGCGACAAAAGATCGCCGGCTATTACAACTGCGTGCACCGCATCGACGCGGCCATCGGGATGCTGGAATCCGTGCTGCAGCAGACCGGCAACTGGGACAACACGCTGATCGTCTTTCTCGGCGATCACGGCCCGCCGTTCACGCGTGGAAAGACCAGTTGTTACGAATCCGGGCTCCGCGTCCCGTTCCTGGTCCGTTGGCCCGGCGTCTCGCAGCCCCATGCCTCCGATCGGCTGGTCAGCAGCGTCGACATCTACCCGACGATCATGGACGCGGCCGGGATTGAATTGCCGTCACCGATGCACGGCCGCTCACTCCGCGGCGTCTTAAAGACGCAGAACGAACCGTCCGATTGGCGGAGCACGTTGGTCGGCGAATTTCATTTCCACGGCGCGACACCGTTCTTTCCACGACGAGCGATCACCGATGGAAGGTACAAATTGATTCACAACCTGCGGGCGAGCGAGACGACGGCCTCAGAATCGGTCGACGGAGATCGCGCCTACGCCGAAGCACAAACGTTGCCAGAAGACCACCCGGCGCGCGAGGCAATGCAGCGGCTTAAACATCCGCCGGAGTGGGAACTGTACGATCTAGAAACCGACCCGGTTGAATTCCAGATCCGGGCCGGGGACGCCGAATTGGCGAACATCCAATCGCGACTTCAGCTTGCGTTGCAGCAGTGGCAAGAGCAAACCGAGGACCCCTTCGTTGACGCTGAGTTCCGGAAATCGATTGAAGAACGCTACAAGCCGAGCCCATAG
- a CDS encoding nucleotidyltransferase: protein MTSFYCATWIRHWLWRGHLAIGLSGFEKEIVERADPIIVEGHEIFVATPEDLIVLKVLAGRQRDLQDVKGIVEIQGERLDWGYCLAAAKRLESAVDVDLVQQVERLRTS, encoded by the coding sequence TTGACCTCATTTTACTGTGCAACTTGGATCAGGCATTGGCTTTGGCGCGGTCACTTGGCAATCGGTCTTTCTGGGTTTGAGAAAGAAATCGTCGAACGGGCAGATCCGATTATCGTTGAGGGGCACGAAATTTTCGTGGCGACTCCAGAGGATCTGATAGTGCTGAAGGTTCTGGCGGGCCGTCAACGAGACCTGCAAGATGTAAAGGGCATCGTGGAAATTCAAGGCGAGCGGCTCGATTGGGGATACTGTCTCGCGGCTGCAAAACGCTTAGAGTCGGCTGTCGACGTTGATTTGGTGCAGCAAGTAGAACGCCTTCGAACCAGCTAA
- the argH gene encoding argininosuccinate lyase yields MDSPSRSGVFEASTDARLESFAESISFDRRLFRQDIRGSIAHADMLRTVGLISDKDFAAIGDTLKQIEAEFESGDFPVRLELEDVHMHIESALIDRIGDVGRKLHTARSRNDQVSTDARMWIREALDQVDGLLEALQKSFLSRCDGDMDVILPAYTHLQRAQPVLAPHYWLAYIEKFQRDRDRIADCRRRVNQSPLGVAAVAGTTLPIDRQQTAAALQFDGVTANSLDTSSDRDFILESAFVLSMIASHLSGWAEEWILWSTVEFNFIKIPQQFCTGSSIMPQKVNPDTLELTRGKSARVMGNLQTLMLLVKNLPLAYNRDLQEDKPPLFDSFDTIIAMLELAIPIVAGSELQRERIAARIEEGYLDATTLMEWLIKKGMPQRTAHHAVGAIVGAAMAADVPLAELPLETMQQHAPEVDASILDVLGTQNAIAAFTSYGSTAPTQVRNQVTAWTKRLNVE; encoded by the coding sequence GTGGATAGCCCCTCTCGCAGCGGTGTTTTCGAGGCCAGCACCGATGCCCGACTCGAATCGTTCGCCGAATCCATCAGCTTCGACCGCCGCTTGTTCCGCCAAGACATTCGGGGCTCGATCGCCCACGCCGACATGCTGCGGACCGTCGGCCTGATCAGCGACAAAGATTTCGCGGCCATTGGCGACACTTTGAAGCAGATCGAAGCGGAATTCGAATCCGGCGACTTTCCGGTCCGGCTGGAACTGGAAGATGTTCATATGCACATCGAGTCGGCGCTGATCGACCGCATCGGCGACGTGGGCCGAAAACTGCACACCGCCCGCAGCCGCAACGACCAGGTCAGCACCGACGCGCGGATGTGGATCCGCGAAGCACTCGACCAGGTCGACGGCTTGCTGGAGGCGTTGCAAAAATCGTTTCTCAGCCGATGCGACGGTGACATGGACGTCATCCTGCCGGCCTACACCCACCTGCAACGCGCCCAACCGGTGCTCGCGCCGCACTACTGGCTGGCCTACATCGAAAAATTCCAACGCGACCGCGATCGGATCGCCGACTGCCGGCGACGTGTCAATCAATCGCCGCTGGGCGTGGCCGCCGTCGCCGGCACGACGCTGCCGATTGATCGCCAGCAGACCGCTGCGGCACTCCAGTTCGATGGCGTCACCGCCAACAGCCTGGACACCAGCAGCGACCGCGATTTCATTCTCGAATCGGCGTTTGTGCTGTCCATGATCGCGTCCCACCTGAGCGGTTGGGCGGAGGAATGGATCTTGTGGAGCACCGTCGAATTCAACTTCATCAAGATCCCGCAACAGTTCTGCACCGGCAGCAGCATCATGCCGCAGAAGGTCAACCCGGACACGCTGGAGCTGACCCGTGGCAAGTCGGCGCGGGTGATGGGAAATCTGCAGACGTTGATGTTGTTGGTCAAGAATCTGCCGCTGGCCTACAACCGCGACCTGCAAGAAGACAAGCCGCCGCTGTTCGATTCCTTTGACACGATCATCGCGATGCTGGAGCTGGCGATTCCGATCGTCGCCGGCAGCGAGTTGCAGCGTGAACGGATCGCGGCGCGGATCGAAGAGGGTTACTTGGACGCGACGACGCTGATGGAATGGTTGATCAAGAAAGGCATGCCGCAGCGCACGGCGCACCACGCCGTCGGCGCGATCGTCGGCGCCGCGATGGCCGCCGACGTCCCGCTGGCCGAGTTGCCGCTGGAGACGATGCAACAACACGCCCCCGAAGTCGACGCGTCGATCTTAGACGTCCTGGGCACCCAGAACGCCATCGCCGCCTTCACCAGCTACGGTTCGACCGCCCCGACCCAAGTCCGCAACCAAGTCACCGCCTGGACCAAGCGGCTGAACGTGGAATAG